A stretch of the Candidatus Edwardsbacteria bacterium genome encodes the following:
- the hypB gene encoding hydrogenase nickel incorporation protein HypB, whose amino-acid sequence MTEIKILKNILDENRHRADDNRQVFNKHGILALNFIASPGAGKTTLLEKTISGLKGRLEFAVIEGDITGDYDARRLAALGIPVVQINTEGGCHLDAGMVHRAFQDFQLDKMDILAVENVGNLVCPAEFDLGEAFKVVVLSVPEGDDKPAKYPLIFSEAGAVIFSKIDLLKAVNFDMDKARADVRKINREAPIFELSATTGQGMAEWMDWLARRADEQKKSKTG is encoded by the coding sequence ATGACAGAGATCAAAATACTGAAAAATATCCTGGACGAGAACCGCCACCGGGCGGATGACAATCGCCAAGTGTTCAATAAGCACGGCATCCTGGCGCTTAATTTCATCGCCTCGCCCGGGGCCGGCAAGACCACCCTGCTGGAGAAGACCATCTCCGGCCTGAAAGGCAGACTGGAGTTTGCCGTGATCGAGGGAGATATAACCGGGGATTACGATGCCCGGCGGCTGGCGGCCCTGGGCATTCCGGTGGTGCAGATAAACACCGAAGGAGGCTGTCATCTGGATGCCGGGATGGTGCACAGGGCCTTTCAGGATTTTCAGCTTGATAAGATGGATATTCTGGCGGTGGAGAACGTGGGCAACCTGGTCTGCCCGGCGGAGTTCGATCTGGGCGAAGCTTTTAAGGTGGTGGTGCTCTCAGTTCCGGAGGGCGATGACAAACCGGCCAAATACCCGCTGATCTTCTCCGAGGCCGGGGCGGTGATATTCTCCAAGATCGATCTGCTTAAAGCGGTGAACTTTGATATGGATAAGGCCCGGGCCGATGTGCGGAAGATAAACCGGGAGGCTCCCATCTTCGAACTGTCGGCCACCACCGGGCAGGGTATGGCGGAATGGATGGACTGGCTGGCCAGAAGAGCCGATGAACAGAAGAAATCCAAAACGGGATGA
- the hypA gene encoding hydrogenase maturation nickel metallochaperone HypA: protein MHELAITQSLVKIALSKAEEVGALRIRKINLKIGRLTGYVPEAVEMNFEMMTPGTRAEGAELDIQWVPIRCRCRDCGAEYQSDELDLTCPKCGILSGQIIDGREMFIDSIEIDN from the coding sequence ATGCACGAACTGGCCATCACCCAGAGCCTGGTCAAGATCGCCCTGTCCAAGGCCGAAGAGGTCGGCGCCCTGCGAATAAGGAAGATCAACCTGAAGATCGGCCGCCTGACCGGATACGTGCCGGAGGCGGTGGAGATGAACTTTGAGATGATGACCCCCGGCACCAGGGCCGAGGGGGCCGAGCTGGACATCCAGTGGGTTCCCATCAGGTGCCGCTGCCGGGACTGCGGGGCCGAGTACCAATCGGACGAGCTGGATCTTACCTGCCCCAAATGCGGCATTTTAAGCGGCCAGATAATCGACGGCCGGGAGATGTTCATAGACAGCATCGAAATCGATAATTGA